AACCTTGGATATGAGTAATATGAATCCCCTTTTTACTCAATTGCCCAGGACTTTGACTCAACTCACTTCCTTAGAAAAGCTTTGTTTGAATGGTAATAATATTGCCCAATTGCCCAGAGACATAGGACAACTTCTGCAACTACGTACGCTTTGGGTAGGAAACGCCTTGCAGGAGTTGCCTAAAGAAATCGCCCGCTTGACCCAGCTGGAAGAGCTTCATCTGGGCAATGCGGTATTGTGTCAGCTTCCTGAAGAAGTGGCAACACTTGCCCGCTTGCGGGTATTAGATTTTGGCAAATGCGCTCAGCTTGACCTTGAGCATACTTTTGACTTGGTGAGGGCGTTGAAACACGTGCACAAGATAAAAATAGGTCATAGAAAGCTGGACGCATTGCCTGATAACATTGCCCAACTGGACAAGGTAGAAGAGGTAGACCTGACTACTTGTGAACTGACAGCTTTGCCAGAAGTGATTGCTGTGTTGGCTAAAATGCCTGCTTTGACCACGTTGAGGGTAAAAATGAATCATTCGCCGCTTCCTGCAAGCATGTCTTTGTTAGCCCATTTACAAACCATTCAGGTAGATTATCCTATCAACTACTTGTATCGCCACGAACAGCCCATAGGAGGGATTCCGTTAGAGTGGGGATTGTTTGAGCATACCCGTATTGAGAGTAACTCGCCTTATTTTGACAAAACAAATCGGTTTATTGCCCAATACGGCAACGAAAACTACCCAAAAGAGCGTCGCATGTTCTTTTTTGGAGTATACACTGGCAATTTTGAGGGTTTATTGCAAAGGGCGGAAAACCACTTAAAAAAAAGCAGCTTTAAACCTGAGAGATCAGTGTTTTTTGTGACGGGTAAAGTAAGCGGTTTTACTCAAAAAGAACTGAAAGAGAAGCTTGTCGAATACGGCATTCAAGTAAGCAACAAAATCACCCCAAGGGTAACCCACGCCGTGATAGGGCGATTTACGAAACCAACTTTAGTAGCCCAAATATTTGCTTTGCCAATAGCCATTGTACTAGAAGATTATCTCAAAGACTTTATATGGGCACAAGATAAACCTTATTTAATGGAAGGGAATGCGGCTGAGATGAGCCGCCACGTGTTGGACTTGTTTATGAGTAATGATGAAGACAATTTTAGACTTGCCCTGCAGATTATAGAAGGAGGTGGAGCCAGCCAGCAAATTACTACTTATTTAATGGCTATTTCGTTGTTTTATCCTGACAATGAGGTGAGAAAAGAAAGCCGTAGGCTGTTTAAAAAGTATGCTTCAAGCGAGTTGCAGGAGCATGTGCGCAAGCATTGGAACACTGCCCTCCGGCAAAAGGTAGAAAGTTATTACCTGAATCCTTTGATGGATCATCCTGAAGTGGATGCGGGCGAGTTTATGATTATGCGCATAAGGGTGAGTTGGGCAGGGGGCAATGCACATCGGGTGTATATGAAAGAAAGGGTCAATTTGTCCAGAGTGAGTTTCTCCCGGTTGCCCAAATCATTGATTTACCTTGGCACCATACGCAAGGTAGTGCTCACAGATAATCCCAGCTTTGATTTTGGTCAGGCACTGGAGATACTAAACCAGCTTCCTCATTTAGAAGAACTTTCGCTGGCAAACTGTAGCTTGACTGCAGTGCCCAAGGGGGTTTATACACTCAAAAAACTCAAAAAGCTCAACCTGTCTTACAATCAATTGACGCATTTGTCGGGAGGTTTTTCACAACTGAGCCAACTCGAAGAACTTGTGCTGGACAAAAATCCTTTGCAGCAGGTAGCCCCTGATTTTTACCGTTTGCCCCAACTCAAAAAACTGTCGATACAAAATGGTAAACTTACCAAGGTGTCAACAGAGATTGAGCAAATGTCTCAATTGCATACCTTATTGTTGAACAACAATCAAATCAGTGATTTGCCCGAATCTATAGGCAAGCTTGTCAAACTGCAGGATGTACAACTTTTTGCCAATCACCTGAAGCATTTGCCCGCAAGTTTGGGTAAATTACGTAACCTCAACCGAATCAACCTTAAAAATAATCGACTCAAGGCTTTGCCCGACGAGCTTCACTGGAAAAAGATTTATAAATTAGATTTGAGTGGCAATCAACTCGCTACTTTGCCTGAGTCTATAGCCAATTGTAGCTATTTGAATGAAATAAAACTCAATAATAATCAAATTACTTTTTTACCCAATAGTTTAAGCAACTTGTCGGTGACTTACTTTAGTATCGACTTGTCAAACAATGAGTTGACGGAGTTACCAGAGGTCATTCCTCAGATAAAACAGTTGCGTAACCTCAATATCAGCGATAATAAGCTTACTGCTTTGCCCAGTGAGTTATGTCAGGCAAGTGAGTTGTATTACCTAAGGGTGACCAATAACCAAATCACTCATTTGCCCCAAGGGTTTAGCCGTATGCTCAAGCTCAACAACGTAGACTTTTCTTATAATCAGATACAGAAGCTGCCCGATCAGCTTCCTCCGGTTTTTCAGGACAAGCAGGCTTATCGGGGTAATTTTATGTTGTATGGCAATCCGGTATCGTTTGAGTGCAAGAAAAAGTACATGCAAAAATTTCACGGGTTGAGATTTTAGGGTTTACGCTTAGCCTCACTAATTTGTCTACAGTTCGGGTTCTACCACTTCAAATCCCAATACATTGGTAGCAATTTGTTTAAAAGTAGCAATCCATACCTCAAATACTTCTGCGTCCAGGTTGCCACTAAATTGTAGCCCGCTGGGTTCTACCGAAGCACTGATAGAGACCTCGTCGTGATCGTAGCCAAACCAGTGGGGAATCCCTTCTTTGCTCCAGCCTTTCCAGCCGGGGAGTTGTTTGTATACTTTAGGCATTTTATTCCATACCTTTTTGGGCAAATTGTAGTGAATATTAAGGTTGCAATGCTGAGGTGAAAACTGGCTCATATTTGTATTTTTTTTAAAGCAAAAACCCCAATTTTTGTAATTGGGGCTGCAAAAGTACGCTAAATCAGCTAATTTATAGCACTTTTAAGATAATTTTACCTTTTGCCCGTCCCGATTTCTGATAAAGTAAAGCTTCTTTAGCCTGGTCAAAACTAAAAACTTTGTCAATCACAGGTTTGATTGCCTCTTTTTCTACCAGGGTTGA
This window of the Microscilla marina ATCC 23134 genome carries:
- a CDS encoding leucine-rich repeat domain-containing protein, which codes for MRKSNYHGFQTLPFTFPVVAAQTPVQEFTSISQAIKAIAKGVTRVRLVLSRKRLQRLPSNINSLAKAPYLEVDLSDNPGLHLKQALKTLSTLPQLKALDLSGMRMGTLPPEIGLLASLEQLILYSNALDELPQALENLQHLCYLNVHSNNIRDLSVVYALPQLQKLILRGNSFSKKEFYQIGKLEQLEYLDIRRCGITRIPEEFTQLTQLQNLDASANHIRQLPESFGRLTALQNIDLRMNSSLNWDKVFAQLAQLPQLTQLDLSQYNLQELSPKVSEMKQLRVLNIQSNLLTRLPATLANLPQVEEIKVQYNMELDWQQALEVLGKVTSLKRLVISEVNNATTLPDTLGDLHNIESLTIERMPLLQQLPATIGKLNNLRRLHIHYCPKLTHLPEVLDKLTLLKTLDMSNMNPLFTQLPRTLTQLTSLEKLCLNGNNIAQLPRDIGQLLQLRTLWVGNALQELPKEIARLTQLEELHLGNAVLCQLPEEVATLARLRVLDFGKCAQLDLEHTFDLVRALKHVHKIKIGHRKLDALPDNIAQLDKVEEVDLTTCELTALPEVIAVLAKMPALTTLRVKMNHSPLPASMSLLAHLQTIQVDYPINYLYRHEQPIGGIPLEWGLFEHTRIESNSPYFDKTNRFIAQYGNENYPKERRMFFFGVYTGNFEGLLQRAENHLKKSSFKPERSVFFVTGKVSGFTQKELKEKLVEYGIQVSNKITPRVTHAVIGRFTKPTLVAQIFALPIAIVLEDYLKDFIWAQDKPYLMEGNAAEMSRHVLDLFMSNDEDNFRLALQIIEGGGASQQITTYLMAISLFYPDNEVRKESRRLFKKYASSELQEHVRKHWNTALRQKVESYYLNPLMDHPEVDAGEFMIMRIRVSWAGGNAHRVYMKERVNLSRVSFSRLPKSLIYLGTIRKVVLTDNPSFDFGQALEILNQLPHLEELSLANCSLTAVPKGVYTLKKLKKLNLSYNQLTHLSGGFSQLSQLEELVLDKNPLQQVAPDFYRLPQLKKLSIQNGKLTKVSTEIEQMSQLHTLLLNNNQISDLPESIGKLVKLQDVQLFANHLKHLPASLGKLRNLNRINLKNNRLKALPDELHWKKIYKLDLSGNQLATLPESIANCSYLNEIKLNNNQITFLPNSLSNLSVTYFSIDLSNNELTELPEVIPQIKQLRNLNISDNKLTALPSELCQASELYYLRVTNNQITHLPQGFSRMLKLNNVDFSYNQIQKLPDQLPPVFQDKQAYRGNFMLYGNPVSFECKKKYMQKFHGLRF